The following is a genomic window from Dermatophilaceae bacterium Soc4.6.
CTCCGGTGACCCCGGTCTGCCAGCTCGTCCCCCCCACCCCACAGCCCGGGCCGGTCATCGCCCCCGAGCACACGGTGGGTGGCCCAGCCCTGGCTGCGACCGGCCTCGTCATCGACGCCCCACCGACGGTGCCCGACCCGCCGGCGACGACCGACGTCGCCTGGACGGTCAGCGACCTCGACACCGGTGAGGTGCTCGCCGCCAAGAGCCCGCACGCCCTGCTCCTGCCCGCCAGCACCATCAAGACCCTCCTCGCCCTCGTGACGATGCCCGCGCTGCCACCCGGTCGCATCGTGCGCGCCTCGAAGGCCGCCACGCTGGCCGAGGGGACCCGGGTGGGGCTCGTCGAGGGAGCTTCATACGGCGTCGGGCAGCTCTTCCTCGGGCTCGTGATGGTCAGCGGCAACGACACGGCCTACGCGCTGGCCGACGCCTACGGGGGGCGGGCCAAGACGGTCGCGGCCATGAACGCGGCGGCCGCCGGGCTCGGCGCCTGGGACACCGTCGCCGTCGATCCCTCGGGTCTCGATGCGGTCGGGCAGCGTTCCAGCGCCTACGATCTCGCGCTCATCGGTCGAGCTGTCATGAAGCTCCCCGACTATCGGCGGGTCGCCACCACCCGCAGCTACCTCTTTCCCGGGGGCACCGACCCGCGGGGCAAGAAGCAGACGCCGTTCCAGATCCAGAACCACAACCCGCTGATGGAGCACTATCCCGGCGTCTCCGGAGTCAAGAACGGCTACACCACCGGCGCCCGCCACACCTTCGTCGGCACCGCGACCCGCGGCGGCCGCACCCTGCTCGTGACGCAGATGGGCGGCGTCACGGTGCCCAGCTGGAAGCCCACCGCCGCCCTGCTCGACTGGGCCTTCGCCCACCGCACCGCCCTGCGACCGGTCGGGACCCTCGTCGACCCCGGCGTCCCGCAACCCCCGGAGTGGCGCGACCCCGTGACGCCATCCCCCGCGGCTGCACCGACCCCCCTCACGACGAGCACCCCCACCAGTGATCCCGCCGAGGTGCCGGTGAGCGCCCGCGGGCCGGTCCCCTCGGCCGACCCCACCACCCGATTCCCGTATGCCGCAGGGCTGGCCGCCCTCGCCGCCCTCCTCGGCGTCGGGGGGCTCGTCCTGCGGGCCCGACGGCCCCGATCCGGCTGACTGCCGGACCCTCCCGTGCCACACCGGGGTGATTGGTCGTGGAGCGGCTTCATCGGCGCCATCTGACGCCCGGGGGCGTCATCCGCTCCCCCGCCTCACCCTCCCCCGACCTCACGGTGAGGCCCGCGCCGGGTGAGGGGAACGTGCGCGGAGCGTTACGACGCCAGCCCGCGGCGGAAACACGGGGTGGTCAAGGTGGTGCCAGAGCTCGCCCCTGACCTCTGCCAACAAAGGAGACTCCCCGTGACCGCGGTGGACGACAGCCCCCAGACCACGGCGCCCGCGCCGTCCCTCCTGACTCGCCCCAACCGCTCGCACCACCTGACCGACTGGGACCCCGAGGACACGATCGCCTGGGAGGCCGGCAACAAGGACATCGCCCGGCGCAACCTCATCTGGTCGGTCGCGACCGAGCACGTCGGCTTCTCGATCTGGTCGATCTGGTCGGTGATGGTGCTCTTCATGCCGCAGGCGGTCTACGGCTTCACCGCCGCCGACAAGTTCGTGCTCGTGGCCACCCCGACCCTCGTCGGGGCCCTGCTCCGCATCCCCTACACCGTCGCGACGGCGAGGTTCGGTGGCCGCAACTGGGCCGTCTTCAGCGGGATCGCCCTGCTCGTGCCGACCCTCGGCACGTGGTGGCTGGTGACGCACCCGGGCGCCTCGCTCACGACCTTCTGCGTCGTGGCGGCCTTCGCCGGGCTCGGCGGCGGCAACTTCGCGTCGTCGATGACCAACATCAACGCCTTCTACCCGCAGCGGCTCAAGGGCTGGGCCCTCGGCCTCAACGCCGGCGGCGGCAACATCGGGGTCCCGGCCGTCCAGCTGGTCGGCCTCCTGGTCATCGCCTCGCTGGGCAACCGCCGCCCCGAGGTCGTCTGCGCGGTCTACCTCGTGCTGCTGGTCGCCGTGAGCATCAGCGCCGCACTCAAGATGGACAACCTCGACCACCAGACGTCGAACGGCCGCGCCATGAAGGACGTGCTGGCCCATGGCGACTCGTGGCTCATCTCCCTGCTCTACATCGGCACCTTCGGCTCGTTCATCGGCTTCGGCTTCGCCTTCGCCCAGGTGCTCAACATCGTTTTCACGGCCCAGCTCACCGGCGGCGCGGCCCCCACGGCAGCCCAGTCCGGTGCGGCCAGCCTGCACGCGGCCCAGATCGCCTTCGTCGGGCCGCTGCTCGGCTCGGTCTCACGTATCGCCGGCGGCAAGCTCGCGGACCGCGTCGGTGGTGGCCGCGTCACCTTCTGGACCTTCGTCGGCATGGTGGTCTCCGCCGGTGTGCTCGTGGCCGCGGGCGTCTCGGACGACGCGACCACGGGTGCGGCCGACGACGCCCAGCTCACCGCGCTGATCGCCGGATTCATCGCGCTCTTCCTGCTCTCGGGCGTCGGCAACGGCTCGGTCTACAAGATGATCCCCAGCATCTTCGAGCGGAAGTCGCGCATGCTCCCCGGACGCTCCCCCGAGCAGCGCACGCACTGGTCCCGATCGATGTCGGGCGCCCTCATCGGCATCGCCGGCGCGGTCGGAGCCCTGGGCGGCTTCGTCATCAACATCGTCCTGCGCCAGTCTTACCTCACGTCGACGTCGGCGACCACGGCCTTCTGGATCTTCCTGGCCTTCTACGTGCTGGCCGCGGTCATCACCTACGTGCGCTACGTGCGCCAGTCGCACGGCGACCTCGTCGAGGCACCGGCACCGGCCCGCAGCACCAGCTGAGCGAGGAGCACAGCCCATATGCCGTCACCCACCACCGCGACCCACTGCCCCTACTGCGGCCTGCAGTGCGCGATCACCCTCACCGGCTCCACCCCCGGTGACCTCACCGTCACCCCACGCCGCTTCGCCAACAGCCGGGGCGGCCTCTGCCAGAAGGGCTGGAGCAGCCCCGAGCTGCTGCGCCACCGCGGTCGGGTCACCACGCCGCGCGTCCGGCGCGACGGCAGGCTCGTCGAGGCGACGTGGGACGAGGCCCTCGACCTCGTGGCCGACGGTGTGCGAGCGGCGCAGGCCACCCGGGGCGCCGACGCGGTGGCTCTCTTCGGTGGCGGTGGCCTCACCAACGAGAAGGCCTACCAGCTGGGCAAGTTCGCACGGGTAGCGTTGCGCACCAGCCAGATCGACTACAACGGCCGCTGGTGCATGAGCGCTGCCGCGGCCGCCGGCATCCGCTGCTTCGGCCTCGACCGTGGGCTTCCCTTCCCGGTCACCGACCTGGGATCGGCCCACGCGGTGCTGCTCTTCGGGGCCAACCCCGCAGAGACCATGCCGCCGTTCCTCACCCACCTGTCGAGGGCTGCCGACGCCGGTGGTCTCGTGGTCGCCGACCCCCGCCTGACCGCCACGGCCGCCCGGGCGCTCGGCGGCGGCGGCCTGCACCTGCCCGTGCGGCCCGGCACGGACGCCGCCCTGGCCTACGGCCTGATCCACCTCGCCGTCGTCGACGGCCACGTCGACCGGTCGTTCATCGAGGCCCGCACCACCGGCTGGGAGGACGTCTGGTCCCTTGCCCAGGAATGGACCCCCGACCGGGCCGAGCGCGTCACCGGCGTCGCCGTGGCCAGTATGCGGCACACGGTCGAGCGACTGGCGAAGGCACGTGACACCGGGCGGGGCGCCTACGTGCTCAGTGCCCGGGGTGGGGAGCAGCACGCCCAGGGCACCGACACCGTCACGGCGTTCATCGCCCTGGCGCTGGCGCTCGGCCTGCCCGGCAACCCGGGCTCCGGCTACGGCACCCTGACCGGCCAGGGCAACGGCCAGGGTGGCCGCGAGCACGGCCAGAAGGCCGACCAGTTGCCGGGCTATCGCAAGATCGACGACCCGGCGGCCCGCGCACACGTCGCGGAGGTCTGGGGCATCGACCCCGACGACCTCCCGGGTCCCGGCCGCAGCGCCTACGAGCTGCTCGACGCCCTCGGCACCGACGACGGGCCCAGCGTGCTGATGGTGCACGGCAGCAACCCCGTCGTCTCCGCCCCCCGCGCCACCCACGTGACCGGGCGCCTCGCTGCGCTCGACCTGCTCGTGGTGTGCGACTTCGTGCTCTCCGAGACCGCCGCCCTCGCCGACGTCGTGCTGCCGGTCCTGCAGTGGGCCGAGGAGGAGGGCACGATGACGGGCCTCGACGGGCGCGTGATGCGCCGGCGCCGCGCCCTGTCGCCCGCGGGTCAGGCGCGCAGCGAGCTCGAGGTCTGGCACGACCTCGCCGTGCGTCTCGGCCAGCCCGGTGAGCGGTTCCCCACCGACCCCCGCACCGTCTTCGACGAGCTGCGCCGGGCCTCCGCCGGCGGCCCGGCCGACTACTCAGCCGTGACCTGGGAGCGCCTCGACGACGGGGAGACCCTGCACTGGCCCTGCTCGACGGCCCGCCCCGAGGGCACCCGCCGCCTCTTCCTCGACGCCTTCCACACCCCCGACGGCCGGGCCCGCTTCGTCGCCACCGTGCCCCGCGACCCCGCCGAGGTGACCGACAGCGCCTACCCGCTCATCGGCACGACGGGCCGGGTGCTGCAGCACTACCAGTCGGGCGCTCAGACCCGCCGGGTCGCCGAGCTCGACGCCGCGGCCGGGGAGATGTTCGTGCAGGTGCACCCCGACACCGCAGTCCGCCACGGACTGGCCGATGGAGACCCCGCGCGCGTGGTGAGCCGCCGGGGCAGCACTCTCGCTCGAGTGAGGTGCAGCAACGACATTCGCGCCGACACCGTCTTCCTGCCCTTCCACTGGAGCGGCGAGCACACCGCCAACCACCTCACCAACCCCGCGCTCGACCCGACGAGCCGGATGCCGGAGTTCAAGGTCTGCGCCGTGCGACTGGAGCGCGCCTCATGACCCCCCGTCACGTCCTCGTCGTCGGCAACGGCATGGCCGGCGCCCGGCTCGCCGAGGAGCTCCGCCAGCGCGACCCCGAGGCCGCCGCCCTGCGGGTGACCGTCATCGGGGAGGAGAGGCACGCGGCCTACAACCGCATCCTGCTCTCGACCGTCGTCGCCGGCACGATCACGCCGCGCGAGACCCGGCTCAAGCCCGACGGCTGGTGGGCGGCCCACCGCATCGACGTCCGCCCCGGCTGGCGGGTCACGGCGGTCGACCCGACCCACCGCACCGCTACCGTGTGCTGCGTCACCCCCGACGGTCTCCCCCTCGCCGACAGCGCGGAGCTGCTCCGCTGGGACGAGCTCGTGCTCGCCACCGGCAGCACCTCGCACGTGCCGCCGGTGACGGGCGCCGACCTGCGCGCCCCCGGCGTCGTCGCCTTCCGGTCGCTCGACGACTGCCAGCGCCTCGTCGCCGCCGCCGCCAGCGCCACCCACGCCGTGGTCGTCGGCGGCGGCCTGCTCGGCATCGAGGCCGCGAGGGGCCTGCTCCTGCGCGGCCTGCGCGTGACCGTCGTCCACCCCCGCAGCCGCCCGATGGAGCGTCAGGTCGACGCCGACGGGGGACGCATCCTCGCCACCGTGCTGCGCCGCACCGGTGCCGAGCTCGTGCTCGGGCGCCGGGCCGCCTCCCTCGAGGTGACGCCCGACGGACGCCGCCTCGTGCTCGACGACGGCTCCGCACTGCCCTGCGACCTGCTCGTGCTCGCCGCCGGCGTGCGCCCGCGCACCGACCTCGCGGCCTCCCTCGGTGCCGAGATCGCCCGCGGGATCGTCGTCGACGACCGGCTCGCGACGAGCGTGCCGCACGTGCACGCAGTCGGCGAGTGCGTGGAGCACCGCGGCGAGGTCTACGGGCTCGTGCAGCCCGGCTGGGACCAGGCCCGGGTGCTGGCCGACGTGCTGTCGGGAGCCGACGTCACCGCCCGCTACGACGGCACCGCCGCGCTGACCCGGCTCAAGGTCCACGACATCGACCTCACCTGCATGGGTGAGGTCGGCGCCGACCTGCACGACGACGAGCACGAGGTCGTCACCGTCGCCGACCCCCGGCGCGGGCACTACGCCAAGCTCGTCGTGCGTGACCACCGGGTGGTCGGCGCCGTGCTGCTCGGTGGCGGCGACGTGACCGGGGCGGTGACGCAGCTCTTCGACACCGGCGACCCGGTGCCCGTCGACCGGGTCGCCCTCCTGCTGGGCCGATCCGCCCTCGGGCCGGTCCTCGATGCGGCCAGCCTGGCCCAGATGCCCGGCTCGGTCGTCATCTGCCGATGCAACACCGTCACCAAGGCGCACCTCGTCGGCGCCTGGCGCGCCGGAGCGACCTCCCGCCCGCAGATCGCCGCCGCCACCCGGGCGACGACCGGCTGCGGCAGCTGCTCCAGTGCCGTCGACGGCCTCTGCTCGTGGCTGCTCAGCAGCGAGCCCGACGAGTCACCCAGCTCCGCCGCGTCCTCGAGCTCAGCCACCGCCACCCGACCCGAGCCCACCCCCTGCGAAGGAGCCGCGTGATGTCCCACGCCCCGCCCCCCACCCCTACCTCTGGCGAGCACGCCCAGCGCACAGCGGTCCTCGTTGGCCACGGCATGGTCGGGCACCGCTTCGTCGAGGCCCTGCGCTCGCGTGACGCCGAAGCACGGTGGCGGGTGGTCGTGCTCTGTGAGGAGGGCGACCCGGCCTACGACCGCGTGGGGCTGTCGTCCTACGTCGGCGCGTGGGACCGCTCCCTCCTGGCGCTCGCCGGTAACGACTACGCGGGCGACCCCCACGTGCAGCTCCGGCTCGGGGCCAGCGCCTCACGCATCGACCGGCAGGCCCGCGAGGTCGTCGTGACCACCGCGACGGGCGACGAGACCGTGCCGTACGACGCCCTGGTCCTCGCCACCGGGTCGGCCCCCTTCGTGCCGCCCGTGCCGGGGCACGACCACCCGGCCTGCTTCGTCTACCGCACGCTCGACGACCTCGACGGCATCCGGGCTGCCGCCGATGGCGCGGCCCTGAGGGCAGCCGCCGACGGTCGCACCGCCACCGGTGTCGTCGTCGGAGGAGGACTGCTGGGGCTCGAGGCCGCGAACGCCCTGCTGCTGATGGGCCTCGAGCCGCACGTCGTGGAGTTCGCGCCCCGGCTGATGCCGCTGCAGGTCGACAGCGGCGGTGGCGCGGTGCTGGCCAGGCTCATCGGTGACCTCGGCGTGCACGTCCACACCGGCGTCGGCACGTCGTCCATCACGCAGGCTCCCGACGGCGACGGTCTGCTCGTGGGTCTCTCCGACGAGAGCACCATCGCCACCGACCTCGTCGTCTTCTCCGCCGGGGTCCGCCCCCGCGACCTGCTGGCCCGCGAGTCGGGGCTCGCGGTCGGCGAGCGCGGCGGCATCCTCACCGACCTCGGCTGTGCGACAGACGATCCCGCGATCTGGGCTGTCGGCGAGTGCGCCGCCGTCGAGGGCCGGTGCTACGGCCTCGTGGCCCCCGGCTACTCCACCGCCGAGGTCGTCGCCGACCGCCTGCTGGGCGGCGAGGCCACCTTCCCGGGAGCCGACCTGTCCACCAAGCTCAAGCTGCTCGGGGTCGACGTCGCCTCCTTCGGCGACGCCATGGGCGTGACGCCCGGCGCCCTGGAGATCGTGCACAGCGACGCAGCCCGTGGCACCTACGCCAAGCTCGTGCTCTCGGACGACACCAGGACGCTCCTGGGCGGCATCCTCGTCGGTGACGCGGCGGCGTACACGACGCTCCGCTCCTTCGTCGGGCGAGAGGTGCCCGGCGATCCCGCGGTCCTGATCTCACCCGACGGGGGCGGGGTCGACCTGACGGGGTCGCTGTCCGACGACGCGATCATCTGCTCCTGCAACGGGGTCAGCAAGGGCACACTCTGCGCGGCGATCGCCGACGGGGCCTGCGACCTGGCCGAGCTCAAGGGCTGCACCACCGCCGGCACCACCTGCGGCGGATGCCTGCCGACGGTCAAGAAGCTGCTCGTCGACGCCGGCGTCGAGCTCTCGACGGCCCTGTGCGAGCACTTCAGCCAGTCGCGGGCCCAGCTCTTCGAGATCGTCGCGTCCACCGGCACCCGCACGTTCTCCGGTCTGGTCGCCCGTTACGGCACCGGCACCGGGTGCGAGATCTGCAAGCCCACCGTCGCCTCCATCCTGGCCTCGACCAGCAGCGACCACGTGCTCGACGGTGAGCAGGCCGCGCTGCAGGACAGCAACGACCACTTCCTGGCCAACATCCAGAAGAACGGCACCTACTCGGTCGTCCCGCGGATGCCTGGTGGCGAGGTGACCGCCGAGCAGCTCATCGTCATCGGTGAGATCGCCCGCGACTTCGAGCTCTACGTCAAGGTCACCGGGGGCCAGCGCATCGACCTGTTCGGCGCGAGGGTCGAGCAGCTGCCGGCGATCTGGCAGCGCCTCGTCGACGTCGGCATGGAGTCGGGACAGGCCTACGGCAAGTCGCTGCGCACGGTGAAGTCGTGCGTCGGCTCCTCGTGGTGCCGCTACGGCGTGCAGGACGCGGTCGGGATGGCCGTCGCGCTCGAGCACCGATATCGGGGGCTGCGATCGCCGCACAAGATCAAGTTCGGCGTGAGCGGCTGCGCCCGCGAGTGCGCCGAGGCCCGCGGCAAGGACGTCGGCATCATCGCGACCGAGAAGGGCTGGAACCTCTATGTCGCCGGCAACGGCGGCACGACCCCGAAGCACGCGGTGCTGCTGGCCTCCGACCTCGACGACGACACGCTCGTGCGCTACATCGACCGCTATCTCATCCTCTACGTGCGCACCGCCGACCGACTGCAGCGCACGGCTGCGTGGCTCGAGGCGATGGAGGGCGGGCTCGAGCACCTGAAGGCCGTCGTCTGCGACGACTCGCTGCACATCGCCGACGACCTCGAGGCGACCATGGCCCGACATGTCGAGGGCTACGAGGACGAGTGGGCCGCTGTGCTGCGCGACCCGGTCAAGCTCTCGCGCTTCGTCTCCTTCATCAACGCCCCGCAGGAGCCCGACCCGACCATCGCCTTCGACGACAGCAGTGGTCGCCGGGTGCCGGTGCTCTTGGGGATGCCGGCACCCCGCGACGACACCTGACCACCTGTCCCGTCCCGACGACCCCGACCCGACGACCCCGTGCGCATCCGACGAAGGAGCACTCCGTGACCATCATCGACCAGGACCGCCGCACGGCGACGTCCGACGAATCTGCCTACTGGGTGCCCGCGTGCGCCTTCGCGGCGCTCGTGCCCGGACGAGGGGTCGCGGTGCTGCTGCCCGACGGGCGCCAGGTCGCGCTCTTCCTGCTGGACGACGACACGCTGCAGGCGGTCGGCAACCTCGACCCCTACACCGGAGCGGCCGTGATGTCGCGCGGTCTGACCGGAGACCGCGCCGGTGAGCCGACGATCGCCTCACCCCTGCTCAAGCAGGTCTTCTCGCTGCGTGACGGGCGCGCGCTCGACGACGAGCGGATCACCCTGCCGACGTATGCCGTCCGGGTCGAGGAGGGTCTGGTGCAGGTCGGCTGGTCCGAACAGGCCTAGGGAGCGGGCGATACCGGTGGCTAGGTCGCCCCCGCTCGAAGATCTTCGAGTTGTGGCGGGCGTTCCCGCCCCAACATCGCCCCCGCTCGAAGATCTTCGAGTTGTGGCGACCGTTCCCGACCAACATCGCCCCCGCTCGAAGATCTTCGAGTTGTGGCGACCGTTCCCGACCAACATCGCCCCCGCTCGAAGATCTTCGAGTTGTGGCGACTGTTCCCGCCCAAACATCGCCCCCGCTCGAAGATCTTCGAGTTGTGGCGACCGTTCCCGCCCAAACATCGCCCCCGCTCGAAGATCTTCGAGGTGTGGCGGGCGCCCTGGGCCGTCACCGGGCCCGAGCTGCTAGACCGTCAGCCGGTAGCCGCGCTTGATCACGGTGGACACCAGGCCGGCGTCGGGCAACGACTGCCGCAGCCGCGACATGGCCACGTCGAGCGCGTGCTCGGCCCCGGCCCCGGCCGCGGCGGGCATGGTCGCCATCAGCTGGTCGCGGGAGCGCACCGCGCCCCCCGCGACGGCGAGGGCCTTGAAGATGGCCAGGGGCCCCGGGGCCAGGGTGACCGACTGGTCACCCAGCACCACGGAGCACCCGCGCAGCTGCACCGGCCCGAGGGCCGTCTCGACCCTCATCACCCGCTCGGTGCAGAGGTGCTCGGAGACGATCCTGATGAGCGCGCCGAGGCGGAAGCGCTCGGGCACGATCGGCTCGATACCCAGCTCCTGCAACGGGAGTGCCGTCACCGGGCCCACTGCCGCAGCGACCACGTCGACCCGCATGGCGTCGACGAGCTCGTCGGCGCAGCCCAGCTCGCCGGCCGTGCTGACCAGGGCGTCGACCGCCGGCGCACTGGTGAAGGTGACGAGATCGACCTGGCGGGCGCAGACCGCCTCGATCAGCCGCTGGAGCCGCTCACTGTCGTGCGGCGGCATCCACCGGTAGGGCGCCACGGTGATGACCCGCGCACCACCGGCCTCGAGCCGCCGCAGCTGGTCCACGTCTGCGTAGCCGTGCAGCTGCACCGCGACGGTCAGCCCCTGCACGCCACGCTCGAGCAGCATGTCGACGCAGGTGGAGGTGCGTTCGTCGACCGCGATTCCGTCGTCGTCGAGCCCGGCAGCCCGCACGGCGCCCCGCCCCTTCGGCCCGCGCACGATGATCCGCGAGGCGGCGAGCACCTTCATCAGCTCGTCGCCGAGCCCGACCGCATCGGACGCCTCCATCCAGCGGCGCATGCCGTACGCCGTGGTGACCACCACGCGGTCGGGGCGGGCCTTGATCACCGCCCGGGTGTCCTGCGTCAGGACGTCGTCGTGGTCGACCGGCGCGATCCGCAGCGCCGGCGCGTGCAGGACCGAGGCTCCCCGCCGCTCGAACGCCGACACGAGGTCGGCGCTGCGCCGGTCGGACGTCACCGCGATGCGGAAGCCCGCGAGCGGTGACGACGTGCTGTCGTCCGGGGTGGACGACTCGGGCTCTCGGCTGTCGTGGACCATCGGACCTCCCCGCGTCGCCGTTGCCCCGGAGCATACGAGGGCCCTGTTTCCAGCGGGTTTCGCCCGCCGACCGCCGGGTCAGTCCCGGCGACTCGTCACGGCGCGCAGCGTGCGACCCGCCGAGGCGAGCGCGATCGCGACCGTCGCCCCGAGCACCGCGCCCGCGGTGATCGTCGTACGGTCCTGGGCCCGCTGACCGAAGTCGGGCAGCCCCGCCGTCGCCCGGCCGCGCCTCGAGGCGGTGTCGGCCGCGGCCAGCCGCTCGGACGCGCGGGCGTCGGCCGCGGCGATCCTGGCCTCGCGCCCGCGGGGGAGCTGACCCCGGCGGGCGGCGATGGCCGGGGCCCCCGTCGGGGTGACGACCGACAGGGCGCCCCGGGGTGGCGGAGCCGGGGCGAGCGAGCCGAGAGCGGCGTCGCGACCGGTGCGCACGGCATAGGCACGCACCTCGTCGTCACTGACCGACTCACCGGTCAGCGCCTCGAGCCGCGAGAGCTCGACCTCGGCGTCGTTGGCGGCCCAGGCCGCCCCGACGAGGATGAGCTTGGCGATGAGGTTGAGCCAGAAGAGCAAGCCGATGACGAGGGTCACCGAGCCGAGGAGGGGGTTCTTGGTGGCGTTGGCGATCAGGGCCACGGCGAAGATCTTGACGATGCCCTGCCCGACCGCCCCGACGAGGGCGCCCGCCCGCAGGTCGCGATAGGACAGTGGCACACCGGACAGCACACGCAACA
Proteins encoded in this region:
- a CDS encoding YhjD/YihY/BrkB family envelope integrity protein: MKSLLKPIMAVWTRIQATKGWKAWSRFGESRGNLLAAGIAFYGFFSVFPAAALAAAVFGLVLRGRPDLVASLTTAASSSLPGVIKTSARPDGLIALSAPSVSVVTVSGLVGLVGLVLAGTGWVGALRDGIRTVFGMSGAPGNVVTVKLRDLGVFASLGLAVVLSAVLTSASGALGGIFEGVLGATLSRLVVGAVGILVGLAVDFGVMLVLLRVLSGVPLSYRDLRAGALVGAVGQGIVKIFAVALIANATKNPLLGSVTLVIGLLFWLNLIAKLILVGAAWAANDAEVELSRLEALTGESVSDDEVRAYAVRTGRDAALGSLAPAPPPRGALSVVTPTGAPAIAARRGQLPRGREARIAAADARASERLAAADTASRRGRATAGLPDFGQRAQDRTTITAGAVLGATVAIALASAGRTLRAVTSRRD
- a CDS encoding molybdopterin oxidoreductase family protein, coding for MPSPTTATHCPYCGLQCAITLTGSTPGDLTVTPRRFANSRGGLCQKGWSSPELLRHRGRVTTPRVRRDGRLVEATWDEALDLVADGVRAAQATRGADAVALFGGGGLTNEKAYQLGKFARVALRTSQIDYNGRWCMSAAAAAGIRCFGLDRGLPFPVTDLGSAHAVLLFGANPAETMPPFLTHLSRAADAGGLVVADPRLTATAARALGGGGLHLPVRPGTDAALAYGLIHLAVVDGHVDRSFIEARTTGWEDVWSLAQEWTPDRAERVTGVAVASMRHTVERLAKARDTGRGAYVLSARGGEQHAQGTDTVTAFIALALALGLPGNPGSGYGTLTGQGNGQGGREHGQKADQLPGYRKIDDPAARAHVAEVWGIDPDDLPGPGRSAYELLDALGTDDGPSVLMVHGSNPVVSAPRATHVTGRLAALDLLVVCDFVLSETAALADVVLPVLQWAEEEGTMTGLDGRVMRRRRALSPAGQARSELEVWHDLAVRLGQPGERFPTDPRTVFDELRRASAGGPADYSAVTWERLDDGETLHWPCSTARPEGTRRLFLDAFHTPDGRARFVATVPRDPAEVTDSAYPLIGTTGRVLQHYQSGAQTRRVAELDAAAGEMFVQVHPDTAVRHGLADGDPARVVSRRGSTLARVRCSNDIRADTVFLPFHWSGEHTANHLTNPALDPTSRMPEFKVCAVRLERAS
- the nirD gene encoding nitrite reductase small subunit NirD encodes the protein MTIIDQDRRTATSDESAYWVPACAFAALVPGRGVAVLLPDGRQVALFLLDDDTLQAVGNLDPYTGAAVMSRGLTGDRAGEPTIASPLLKQVFSLRDGRALDDERITLPTYAVRVEEGLVQVGWSEQA
- a CDS encoding FAD-dependent oxidoreductase, giving the protein MTPRHVLVVGNGMAGARLAEELRQRDPEAAALRVTVIGEERHAAYNRILLSTVVAGTITPRETRLKPDGWWAAHRIDVRPGWRVTAVDPTHRTATVCCVTPDGLPLADSAELLRWDELVLATGSTSHVPPVTGADLRAPGVVAFRSLDDCQRLVAAAASATHAVVVGGGLLGIEAARGLLLRGLRVTVVHPRSRPMERQVDADGGRILATVLRRTGAELVLGRRAASLEVTPDGRRLVLDDGSALPCDLLVLAAGVRPRTDLAASLGAEIARGIVVDDRLATSVPHVHAVGECVEHRGEVYGLVQPGWDQARVLADVLSGADVTARYDGTAALTRLKVHDIDLTCMGEVGADLHDDEHEVVTVADPRRGHYAKLVVRDHRVVGAVLLGGGDVTGAVTQLFDTGDPVPVDRVALLLGRSALGPVLDAASLAQMPGSVVICRCNTVTKAHLVGAWRAGATSRPQIAAATRATTGCGSCSSAVDGLCSWLLSSEPDESPSSAASSSSATATRPEPTPCEGAA
- the nirB gene encoding nitrite reductase large subunit NirB, with the translated sequence MSHAPPPTPTSGEHAQRTAVLVGHGMVGHRFVEALRSRDAEARWRVVVLCEEGDPAYDRVGLSSYVGAWDRSLLALAGNDYAGDPHVQLRLGASASRIDRQAREVVVTTATGDETVPYDALVLATGSAPFVPPVPGHDHPACFVYRTLDDLDGIRAAADGAALRAAADGRTATGVVVGGGLLGLEAANALLLMGLEPHVVEFAPRLMPLQVDSGGGAVLARLIGDLGVHVHTGVGTSSITQAPDGDGLLVGLSDESTIATDLVVFSAGVRPRDLLARESGLAVGERGGILTDLGCATDDPAIWAVGECAAVEGRCYGLVAPGYSTAEVVADRLLGGEATFPGADLSTKLKLLGVDVASFGDAMGVTPGALEIVHSDAARGTYAKLVLSDDTRTLLGGILVGDAAAYTTLRSFVGREVPGDPAVLISPDGGGVDLTGSLSDDAIICSCNGVSKGTLCAAIADGACDLAELKGCTTAGTTCGGCLPTVKKLLVDAGVELSTALCEHFSQSRAQLFEIVASTGTRTFSGLVARYGTGTGCEICKPTVASILASTSSDHVLDGEQAALQDSNDHFLANIQKNGTYSVVPRMPGGEVTAEQLIVIGEIARDFELYVKVTGGQRIDLFGARVEQLPAIWQRLVDVGMESGQAYGKSLRTVKSCVGSSWCRYGVQDAVGMAVALEHRYRGLRSPHKIKFGVSGCARECAEARGKDVGIIATEKGWNLYVAGNGGTTPKHAVLLASDLDDDTLVRYIDRYLILYVRTADRLQRTAAWLEAMEGGLEHLKAVVCDDSLHIADDLEATMARHVEGYEDEWAAVLRDPVKLSRFVSFINAPQEPDPTIAFDDSSGRRVPVLLGMPAPRDDT
- a CDS encoding uroporphyrinogen-III synthase, whose protein sequence is MVHDSREPESSTPDDSTSSPLAGFRIAVTSDRRSADLVSAFERRGASVLHAPALRIAPVDHDDVLTQDTRAVIKARPDRVVVTTAYGMRRWMEASDAVGLGDELMKVLAASRIIVRGPKGRGAVRAAGLDDDGIAVDERTSTCVDMLLERGVQGLTVAVQLHGYADVDQLRRLEAGGARVITVAPYRWMPPHDSERLQRLIEAVCARQVDLVTFTSAPAVDALVSTAGELGCADELVDAMRVDVVAAAVGPVTALPLQELGIEPIVPERFRLGALIRIVSEHLCTERVMRVETALGPVQLRGCSVVLGDQSVTLAPGPLAIFKALAVAGGAVRSRDQLMATMPAAAGAGAEHALDVAMSRLRQSLPDAGLVSTVIKRGYRLTV
- a CDS encoding nitrate/nitrite transporter; translation: MTAVDDSPQTTAPAPSLLTRPNRSHHLTDWDPEDTIAWEAGNKDIARRNLIWSVATEHVGFSIWSIWSVMVLFMPQAVYGFTAADKFVLVATPTLVGALLRIPYTVATARFGGRNWAVFSGIALLVPTLGTWWLVTHPGASLTTFCVVAAFAGLGGGNFASSMTNINAFYPQRLKGWALGLNAGGGNIGVPAVQLVGLLVIASLGNRRPEVVCAVYLVLLVAVSISAALKMDNLDHQTSNGRAMKDVLAHGDSWLISLLYIGTFGSFIGFGFAFAQVLNIVFTAQLTGGAAPTAAQSGAASLHAAQIAFVGPLLGSVSRIAGGKLADRVGGGRVTFWTFVGMVVSAGVLVAAGVSDDATTGAADDAQLTALIAGFIALFLLSGVGNGSVYKMIPSIFERKSRMLPGRSPEQRTHWSRSMSGALIGIAGAVGALGGFVINIVLRQSYLTSTSATTAFWIFLAFYVLAAVITYVRYVRQSHGDLVEAPAPARSTS